The Streptococcus oralis Uo5 genome includes a window with the following:
- a CDS encoding tRNA1(Val) (adenine(37)-N6)-methyltransferase, translated as MKEEQLLKPGERINQLFSTDIKIIQNREVFSYSVDSVLLSRFPRFPKRGLIVDFCAGNGAVGLFASSRTQARIISVEIQERLADMAERSVQLNGLEEQMQVICDDLKNMPAYIQGSKVDMILCNPPYFKVDPHSNLNESEHYLLARHEITTNLKEICRSAQSILKSNGRLAMVHRPDRLLDILDMLQRHNLAPKRLQFVYPKREKEANMLLIEAIKDGSTSGFKVLPPLIVHNDDGSYTPEIQEIYYGS; from the coding sequence ATGAAAGAAGAACAATTATTAAAACCAGGAGAGCGAATCAATCAGCTCTTTTCAACAGATATCAAGATCATCCAAAATAGAGAGGTGTTTAGCTATTCGGTGGATAGTGTTCTTTTATCACGCTTTCCTCGCTTCCCTAAACGGGGTTTAATTGTGGACTTTTGTGCTGGAAATGGTGCAGTGGGACTTTTTGCTAGTTCACGTACTCAGGCGCGGATAATATCTGTAGAGATTCAGGAGCGTTTGGCGGATATGGCAGAGCGTTCGGTTCAGTTGAATGGCTTGGAAGAGCAGATGCAGGTCATCTGTGATGATTTGAAAAATATGCCTGCCTACATTCAGGGAAGTAAGGTGGATATGATTTTGTGCAATCCGCCTTATTTTAAGGTGGATCCGCATTCTAATCTGAACGAGAGTGAACATTACCTTCTGGCCAGACACGAAATTACGACTAACCTAAAAGAAATTTGCCGTAGTGCTCAGAGTATTCTCAAGTCTAATGGCCGTTTGGCCATGGTTCATCGTCCAGATCGGCTCTTGGATATCTTAGACATGCTTCAACGCCATAATTTGGCACCCAAGCGCCTGCAATTTGTCTATCCTAAACGAGAGAAGGAGGCTAATATGCTCTTAATCGAAGCTATCAAGGATGGATCGACAAGTGGCTTTAAGGTCTTGCCACCACTCATTGTTCACAATGATGATGGTTCCTATACACCAGAAATTCAAGAGATTTACTATGGATCATAA
- a CDS encoding GIY-YIG nuclease family protein has translation MDHKAYMYVLECRDGSYYTGYTTDVRRRLAVHNSGKGAKYTRARLPVKLIYVEGFSSKEEAMSAEALLKRKKRSQKERFLSENQEKNLVNDIDV, from the coding sequence ATGGATCATAAGGCCTATATGTATGTGCTGGAGTGCCGCGACGGTTCTTACTATACGGGCTATACGACTGATGTGAGAAGACGCCTCGCTGTCCACAATAGTGGGAAGGGAGCCAAGTATACCCGAGCTCGCTTGCCAGTCAAACTCATCTATGTAGAGGGGTTTTCCAGTAAGGAAGAAGCCATGTCTGCCGAAGCTCTCCTCAAACGAAAGAAACGTTCACAGAAAGAACGATTTCTATCCGAAAATCAAGAGAAAAATCTAGTTAACGATATTGATGTCTAA
- a CDS encoding manganese-dependent inorganic pyrophosphatase produces MSKILVFGHQNPDSDAIGSSVAFAYLAKEAYGLDTEAVALGTPNEETAFVLNYFGVEAPRVITSAKSEGAEQVILTDHNEFQQSVSDIAEVEVYGVVDHHRVANFETASPLYMRLEPVGSASSIVYRMFKEHGVAVPKEIAGLMLSGLISDTLLLKSPTTHPSDKVIAPELADLAGVNLEEYGLAMLKAGTNLASKSAEELIDIDAKTFELNGNKVRVAQVNTVDIAEVLERQSEIEAAMQAANTANGYSDFVLMITDIVNSNSEILALGANMDKVEAAFNFKLENNHAFLPGAVSRKKQVVPQLTESFNG; encoded by the coding sequence ATGTCTAAGATTCTAGTATTTGGTCACCAAAATCCAGACTCAGATGCCATCGGGTCATCTGTAGCCTTTGCTTATCTTGCAAAAGAGGCTTATGGATTGGACACAGAAGCAGTAGCACTTGGAACTCCTAATGAAGAAACAGCCTTCGTTTTGAACTATTTTGGTGTAGAAGCCCCACGCGTCATCACATCTGCTAAATCAGAAGGTGCAGAACAAGTCATCTTGACTGACCACAATGAATTCCAACAATCAGTGTCAGATATCGCTGAAGTAGAAGTTTACGGTGTTGTGGACCACCACCGTGTGGCTAACTTTGAAACTGCAAGCCCACTGTACATGCGTTTGGAACCAGTTGGATCAGCTTCATCTATCGTTTACCGCATGTTCAAAGAACATGGTGTGGCAGTTCCTAAAGAAATCGCAGGATTGATGCTTTCAGGTTTGATTTCAGATACTCTTCTTTTGAAATCACCAACAACTCACCCATCTGATAAAGTCATTGCTCCTGAATTGGCTGACTTGGCTGGTGTCAACTTGGAAGAGTACGGTCTTGCTATGCTGAAGGCTGGTACGAACTTGGCAAGCAAATCTGCTGAAGAATTGATCGACATCGATGCTAAGACCTTTGAACTCAACGGAAATAAGGTCCGTGTTGCCCAAGTAAACACAGTTGATATTGCTGAAGTCTTGGAACGTCAATCAGAAATTGAAGCTGCAATGCAAGCCGCCAATACAGCAAATGGTTACTCTGACTTTGTCTTGATGATTACAGACATCGTTAACTCAAACTCAGAAATTTTGGCTCTTGGTGCTAATATGGACAAGGTAGAAGCAGCTTTCAACTTCAAACTTGAAAACAACCATGCTTTCCTTCCAGGTGCCGTTTCACGTAAGAAACAAGTGGTGCCTCAGTTGACAGAAAGCTTTAATGGTTAA
- a CDS encoding DUF2568 domain-containing protein, whose product MMRLIEGLRFLVEVVAILGLFSVSVIQISWLEKFLFFLLAVLLILFWARYMAPKSPHAFKKWRRLVAETSIFILVSGSFWYLYGLQIGILYLALSFGSLVLLYYFQLE is encoded by the coding sequence ATGATGCGATTGATTGAAGGACTGCGCTTTTTGGTTGAGGTTGTGGCAATCCTTGGTCTTTTCTCCGTATCTGTGATACAAATTTCTTGGCTGGAAAAATTCCTATTTTTTCTTCTAGCAGTTCTATTAATCTTATTTTGGGCACGATATATGGCGCCAAAATCTCCACATGCTTTTAAAAAATGGCGTCGCCTCGTTGCTGAGACATCGATTTTTATTTTGGTTAGTGGTAGTTTTTGGTATTTGTATGGATTGCAAATAGGGATCCTCTACTTAGCTCTGTCTTTTGGAAGTTTGGTGCTACTTTATTATTTTCAGCTAGAGTGA
- a CDS encoding YiiX/YebB-like N1pC/P60 family cysteine hydrolase yields MLENGDLIFVKDLSDMGQAIQASTGNYSHVAIFLDGFIYHASGQAGVICQKPAEFFEPTHLYDLYVYPELEADLVKEKACQHLGAPYNSSFYPDGSGFYCSQYIAEILPIFETIPMKFGDGEQEISDFWRDYYRKLELPVPLNQPGTNPSQLATSPLLECKERKLHDSDF; encoded by the coding sequence ATGTTAGAAAATGGTGATTTGATTTTTGTGAAGGATCTTTCAGATATGGGGCAGGCTATCCAGGCTTCTACTGGGAACTATAGTCATGTAGCCATCTTTTTGGACGGTTTCATCTACCATGCTAGTGGGCAAGCAGGTGTCATCTGTCAAAAACCGGCTGAATTTTTTGAACCAACTCATCTCTACGATCTTTATGTCTATCCAGAGCTGGAAGCTGACTTGGTAAAGGAGAAGGCTTGCCAGCATCTAGGTGCTCCTTATAATAGCTCGTTTTACCCAGATGGGTCTGGCTTTTACTGCTCCCAGTACATCGCTGAAATCCTACCGATTTTTGAAACTATTCCCATGAAATTTGGGGATGGGGAGCAGGAGATTAGTGATTTTTGGAGGGACTATTACAGGAAACTCGAACTTCCTGTGCCTCTCAATCAACCAGGGACCAATCCTAGTCAACTAGCAACATCCCCTCTATTAGAATGTAAAGAAAGGAAACTTCATGATTCAGATTTTTAA
- a CDS encoding DUF1803 domain-containing protein, whose product MIQIFNPSRLTRQPFFIDLVDYLDQHDDVILREIKARFPDVAVDKLMEEYIKAGLILRENKRYFLNLPFLESTDNLALDQEIFIREDSPVYQALLEKTFETELRNQTNAAILVESTDFAREKMTLSNYFYKVKHQYPLTEKQQELYAILGDVNPEYALKYMTTFLLKFLKKDQLMQKRRDIFVESLVVLGYIVQNEEGKYELAVDFDKERLTFYLP is encoded by the coding sequence ATGATTCAGATTTTTAATCCATCTCGTTTGACTCGACAGCCATTTTTTATAGATTTGGTGGACTATCTGGACCAGCATGATGATGTGATCCTCCGAGAAATCAAGGCTCGGTTTCCAGATGTGGCAGTCGATAAACTAATGGAAGAGTATATCAAGGCAGGCTTGATCCTAAGGGAAAACAAACGCTATTTTCTCAATCTCCCTTTTTTAGAATCTACGGATAATTTAGCCCTTGACCAAGAAATTTTTATCAGAGAGGACAGTCCAGTTTATCAAGCCTTGCTAGAGAAGACTTTTGAGACAGAATTGCGCAATCAAACCAATGCCGCCATTTTAGTCGAATCTACGGACTTTGCAAGAGAAAAGATGACCCTATCCAACTATTTCTACAAGGTCAAGCACCAATATCCTTTGACGGAAAAACAGCAGGAACTCTATGCCATTTTGGGAGATGTCAATCCTGAGTATGCTCTCAAGTATATGACGACGTTTTTACTCAAGTTCCTCAAAAAGGACCAGCTCATGCAGAAACGGCGTGATATTTTCGTTGAGAGTTTAGTCGTCTTAGGCTATATTGTTCAAAACGAAGAAGGGAAGTATGAGTTGGCTGTTGATTTCGACAAGGAACGCTTGACTTTCTATTTGCCTTAA
- a CDS encoding CsbD family protein: MSLENKLDQATGAIKEGFGKVTGDSKTEAEGTVEKTVAKAKEVVEDAKGAVEGAVEGLKNSFKKED; this comes from the coding sequence ATGTCACTTGAAAATAAATTGGATCAAGCAACTGGTGCTATCAAAGAAGGATTTGGTAAAGTTACTGGTGATAGCAAGACAGAAGCAGAAGGTACTGTTGAAAAAACAGTTGCCAAAGCAAAAGAAGTTGTTGAAGATGCTAAAGGTGCTGTAGAAGGTGCCGTTGAAGGTCTTAAAAATTCATTTAAGAAAGAAGACTAA
- a CDS encoding UDP-N-acetylmuramoyl-L-alanyl-D-glutamate--L-lysine ligase, producing MIKIETVLDILKKDGLFREIIDQGHYHYNYSEVVFDSISYDSRKVKERTLFFAKGAAFKKEYLLSAITQGLAWYVAEKDYEVGIPVIIVNDIKKAMSLIAMEFYGNPQEKLKILAFTGTKGKTTAAYFAYHILSQRYPTALLSTMNTTLDGETFFKSSFSTPENIDLFDMMAQAVQNGRTHLVMEVSSQAYLVHRVYGLTFDVGVFLNITPDHIGPIEHPSFEDYFYHKRLLMKNSRAVVINSDMDHFSVLKEQVEDQEHDFYGSQSSNQIENSKAFSFSATGKLAGDYDIQLIGHFNQENAVAAGLACLRLGASLEDIKKGIAATRVPGRMEVLTQKNGAKVFIDYAHNGDSLKKLISVVETHQTGKIALVLGSTGNKGESRRKDFGILLNQHPEIQVFLTADDPNYEDPMAIAEEISSYINHPVEKIADREEAIKAAMAITNQELDAVIIAGKGADCYQIVQGKKEDYPGDAAIAECYL from the coding sequence ATGATTAAGATTGAAACCGTATTAGATATTTTAAAGAAAGATGGCCTTTTTCGTGAGATTATTGACCAAGGTCATTACCACTACAACTACAGTGAAGTTGTTTTTGACAGCATCAGTTATGACAGCAGAAAAGTAAAAGAAAGGACTCTTTTTTTTGCAAAAGGTGCTGCCTTTAAAAAAGAATACCTCCTATCCGCTATAACGCAAGGATTAGCTTGGTATGTCGCAGAAAAGGACTACGAAGTCGGTATCCCCGTCATCATTGTGAACGATATCAAAAAAGCCATGAGTTTGATTGCTATGGAATTTTATGGCAATCCACAAGAAAAACTCAAAATTCTCGCTTTCACAGGGACAAAAGGAAAGACAACAGCAGCTTACTTTGCTTACCACATCCTATCTCAACGCTACCCAACAGCTCTCTTGTCAACTATGAACACAACTCTGGATGGCGAGACCTTCTTTAAATCTTCCTTCTCAACACCTGAAAATATCGATCTTTTCGACATGATGGCTCAGGCTGTTCAGAATGGTCGAACCCATCTTGTAATGGAAGTCTCTAGCCAAGCCTATCTTGTTCATCGAGTCTATGGCCTGACCTTTGATGTAGGTGTCTTTCTTAACATCACTCCTGACCATATCGGTCCGATTGAGCATCCTAGCTTTGAAGACTACTTCTATCACAAACGTCTCTTGATGAAAAATAGCCGAGCAGTTGTCATTAACAGCGACATGGACCACTTTTCTGTATTGAAAGAACAAGTGGAAGATCAAGAACATGACTTCTATGGTAGCCAGTCAAGTAACCAAATCGAGAATTCCAAAGCCTTTAGCTTTTCCGCTACAGGTAAACTCGCTGGTGATTATGATATCCAACTCATAGGTCACTTCAATCAAGAAAATGCAGTCGCTGCAGGACTTGCCTGCCTCCGTCTAGGTGCCAGTCTGGAGGACATCAAAAAAGGAATCGCTGCAACCCGCGTCCCTGGACGTATGGAAGTCCTCACACAGAAAAATGGCGCTAAGGTCTTCATCGACTATGCCCACAACGGGGACAGTCTGAAAAAACTCATTTCTGTTGTTGAAACTCATCAAACTGGAAAGATTGCTCTGGTTCTCGGTTCGACTGGAAACAAGGGTGAAAGTCGTCGCAAAGACTTTGGAATCCTTCTCAATCAACATCCTGAGATTCAAGTCTTTCTCACCGCTGATGATCCCAACTATGAAGATCCAATGGCCATTGCTGAAGAAATCAGCAGCTACATCAATCATCCTGTTGAAAAGATTGCCGATCGTGAAGAAGCCATCAAGGCAGCGATGGCCATCACAAATCAAGAACTAGATGCCGTGATTATTGCTGGTAAGGGAGCTGATTGTTACCAAATCGTCCAAGGAAAGAAAGAAGACTATCCTGGAGACGCAGCTATCGCAGAATGTTATCTATAA
- a CDS encoding polysaccharide biosynthesis protein, protein MSNENNHQQAQMLRGTAWLTASNFISRLLGAIYIIPWYIWMGTYAAKANGLFTMGYNIYAWFLLISTAGIPVAVAKQVAKYNTMREEEHSFALIRSFLGFMTGLGLVFALVLYLFSPWLADLSGVGKDLIPIMQSLAWAVLIFPSMSVIRGFFQGMNNLKPYAMSQIAEQVIRVIWMLMATFFIMKMGSGDYLSAVTQSTFAAFVGMVASFAVLIYFLAQEGLLKRVFETRDKINSKRLLVDTIKEAIPFILTGSAIQLFQILDQMTFINSMKWFTNYSNEDLVVMFSYFSANPNKITMILISVGVSIGSVGLPLLTENYVKGDLQAAARLVQDSLTMLFLFLLPATVGVVMVGEPLYTVFYGKPDSLAMGLFVFAVLQSTILGLYMVLSPMLQAMFRNRKAVLYFIYGSIAKLVLQLPTIAIFHSYGPLISTTIGLIIPNVLMYRDICQVTGARRKIILKRTILITILTLVMFILVGFLQWLLGFVFQPSGRFWSFLYVALIGGLGGGLYGLMSLRTRLLDKIIGKAQADRLRTRLKIS, encoded by the coding sequence ATGTCTAACGAAAACAATCACCAGCAAGCCCAGATGTTGCGAGGGACTGCTTGGCTAACAGCTAGTAACTTTATTAGTCGCCTCCTTGGTGCTATCTACATTATTCCCTGGTATATCTGGATGGGGACTTATGCCGCTAAGGCAAATGGACTCTTTACTATGGGTTACAATATTTATGCTTGGTTCTTGCTGATTTCAACAGCGGGTATCCCAGTTGCGGTCGCCAAACAAGTGGCTAAGTACAATACCATGCGGGAAGAAGAGCACAGCTTTGCTTTGATTCGGAGTTTCCTAGGCTTTATGACTGGCTTGGGATTAGTCTTTGCCTTGGTCTTGTATCTCTTTTCTCCATGGTTAGCAGATTTGTCAGGTGTGGGGAAAGACCTGATTCCCATCATGCAGAGTTTGGCTTGGGCGGTCTTGATTTTCCCATCTATGAGTGTCATCCGGGGCTTCTTCCAAGGGATGAACAATCTGAAACCCTATGCTATGAGTCAAATCGCTGAGCAGGTGATCCGTGTTATCTGGATGTTGATGGCAACCTTCTTCATTATGAAGATGGGTTCTGGTGACTACTTATCAGCCGTTACCCAATCGACCTTTGCGGCCTTTGTGGGGATGGTGGCAAGTTTTGCAGTTTTGATCTACTTCCTTGCTCAAGAAGGTTTGCTTAAAAGAGTTTTTGAAACACGGGATAAAATCAATAGTAAGCGACTCTTAGTCGATACGATCAAGGAAGCCATTCCCTTTATCCTGACAGGATCAGCCATCCAGCTCTTCCAGATTTTAGACCAGATGACCTTTATCAATAGTATGAAGTGGTTTACCAACTACAGTAATGAAGACTTGGTTGTCATGTTTTCTTATTTCTCTGCCAATCCTAATAAAATCACCATGATTTTAATCTCTGTAGGGGTTTCGATTGGGAGTGTCGGCTTGCCGCTGTTGACGGAAAACTATGTAAAAGGCGACTTGCAGGCAGCGGCTCGCCTAGTCCAAGATAGCCTCACCATGCTCTTCTTATTTCTACTACCTGCAACAGTTGGAGTGGTCATGGTAGGGGAGCCTCTTTATACAGTCTTTTACGGTAAGCCAGATAGTCTGGCCATGGGTTTATTTGTCTTTGCAGTTTTGCAGTCTACTATCCTAGGCTTGTATATGGTCTTGTCTCCTATGCTTCAGGCTATGTTCCGCAACCGCAAGGCAGTTCTTTACTTTATCTATGGTTCCATTGCTAAGCTCGTCTTGCAATTGCCAACCATTGCTATTTTCCACAGCTACGGTCCCCTGATTTCAACGACTATCGGCTTGATTATTCCAAATGTCCTGATGTACCGAGATATCTGCCAGGTAACGGGTGCTCGTCGAAAGATTATCTTGAAGCGAACCATTTTGATTACCATCTTAACACTTGTCATGTTTATCCTAGTTGGCTTCTTGCAGTGGCTACTCGGTTTTGTCTTCCAACCAAGTGGACGTTTCTGGAGTTTCCTTTATGTGGCTCTCATCGGAGGGCTTGGAGGAGGCCTTTATGGTTTGATGAGCCTACGGACACGACTCCTGGACAAGATAATCGGCAAAGCTCAAGCAGACAGACTACGTACACGATTGAAAATATCGTAA
- a CDS encoding peptide ABC transporter substrate-binding protein — MKKSKAKYLTLASVVLSAGILLSACGNSSSASKTYNYVYSSDPSSLNYLAENRATTTDIVTNLVDGLMENDQYGNYVPSLAEDWTVSQDGLTYTYKLRKDAKWYTYEGEEYAPVTAQDFVTGLKYAADKKSEALYLVQDSVAGLDDYINGKTTDFSTVGVKAIDDQTVQYTLTRPEPYWNSKTTSTILFPVNADFLKSKGDDFGKVDPSSILYSGPFLMKSFVSKSVIEYKKNPNYWDAKNVFVDDVKLTYYDGSDQDALARNFVEGVYSYALLYPNSSSFEGIKEKNKDNIIYSMQNATSYYLNFNLDRKSYNFTSKSSDIEKKSTQEAVLNKNFRQAFNYAYNRTAYGAQSQGEDGATKIIRNLVVPPTFVSINGKDFGDVVSEKMVNYGQEWQGINFADAQDPYYNPDKAKAKFAEAKKELEAKGVQFPIHLDVTVDQSAKKGVLEASSLKQSIESVLGAENVVIDIQQLSTDDFDNSSYLAQTAAQKDFDIYNGGWSADYLDPSSYLDILNVNNGGILQNIGLEPGEVNDKAKAVGLDTYTQMLEEANKEQEPAKRYEKYAEIQAWLVDSALAIPNVSQGGTPTLRKTVPFSSPFSQAGNKGVESYKYLKLQDKTVTADEYEKAKEKWLKEKEESNKKAQEELAKHVK; from the coding sequence ATGAAAAAGTCTAAGGCCAAGTATCTGACACTTGCAAGTGTCGTGTTAAGCGCAGGTATCTTACTGAGCGCATGTGGAAATTCAAGTAGCGCTTCTAAAACATATAACTATGTTTATTCGAGCGATCCATCTAGTTTGAACTATCTTGCAGAAAACCGTGCAACAACTACCGACATCGTGACCAATTTGGTGGATGGGTTGATGGAAAATGACCAATACGGTAACTATGTTCCATCATTGGCAGAGGATTGGACTGTTTCTCAGGACGGTTTGACCTATACTTACAAATTGCGTAAGGATGCAAAATGGTATACTTATGAGGGTGAAGAATATGCCCCTGTAACGGCCCAAGACTTTGTGACAGGTTTGAAATATGCTGCTGATAAAAAATCCGAAGCCTTGTACTTGGTTCAAGACTCTGTAGCAGGTTTGGATGACTATATCAACGGGAAAACAACTGACTTTTCAACTGTCGGTGTTAAGGCGATTGACGACCAAACAGTTCAGTATACTTTGACACGTCCAGAACCTTATTGGAATTCTAAAACAACTTCAACCATTCTCTTCCCTGTCAATGCAGACTTCCTAAAATCAAAAGGGGATGATTTTGGTAAGGTAGATCCTTCTAGTATTTTGTATAGTGGACCTTTCTTGATGAAATCTTTTGTTTCAAAATCTGTTATCGAATACAAGAAAAATCCAAATTACTGGGATGCTAAAAATGTCTTTGTGGACGATGTGAAATTGACTTACTATGATGGTAGTGACCAAGATGCCCTAGCTCGTAACTTCGTAGAAGGAGTATATAGCTACGCGCTTCTCTATCCAAATAGCTCAAGCTTTGAAGGCATTAAAGAGAAGAACAAGGATAACATCATCTATAGTATGCAAAACGCAACTTCTTATTACTTGAACTTCAACTTGGACAGAAAATCTTATAACTTCACGTCTAAATCCTCAGATATTGAAAAGAAATCAACCCAAGAAGCAGTTCTGAATAAAAACTTCCGTCAAGCCTTCAACTATGCTTATAACCGTACAGCCTATGGAGCACAATCTCAAGGGGAGGACGGAGCAACAAAGATTATTCGTAACTTGGTTGTACCTCCAACATTTGTAAGTATCAACGGAAAAGACTTTGGTGATGTTGTTTCAGAAAAGATGGTCAACTATGGCCAAGAATGGCAAGGAATCAACTTTGCAGATGCGCAAGATCCATACTACAATCCTGACAAGGCTAAAGCTAAATTTGCAGAAGCTAAGAAAGAATTGGAAGCTAAGGGTGTGCAATTCCCAATCCACTTGGATGTAACAGTTGACCAATCAGCTAAAAAAGGTGTACTTGAAGCAAGTTCTTTGAAACAATCCATCGAATCTGTTCTAGGAGCTGAGAATGTGGTTATCGATATCCAACAATTATCAACAGATGACTTTGACAACTCTAGCTACCTAGCTCAAACTGCAGCTCAAAAAGACTTTGATATCTATAATGGCGGTTGGAGTGCTGACTACTTGGATCCATCAAGCTATCTTGATATCTTAAATGTCAATAACGGTGGTATATTGCAAAACATTGGTCTAGAACCAGGTGAGGTCAATGACAAGGCTAAGGCAGTTGGTCTGGATACTTACACTCAAATGTTAGAAGAAGCGAACAAGGAGCAAGAACCAGCGAAACGTTATGAAAAATATGCTGAAATTCAAGCTTGGCTCGTTGATAGCGCCCTTGCAATTCCAAACGTTTCTCAGGGTGGAACACCGACCTTGAGAAAGACAGTTCCATTCTCATCGCCATTCTCACAAGCTGGAAATAAGGGTGTCGAATCATACAAGTATCTCAAGTTACAAGATAAGACTGTAACGGCTGATGAGTATGAAAAAGCGAAAGAAAAATGGCTAAAAGAAAAAGAAGAATCAAATAAAAAAGCCCAAGAAGAACTGGCAAAACACGTTAAATAA
- a CDS encoding cystathionine gamma-synthase: protein MSKELHINTILAQAGIKSDKATGALVTPLHFSTTYQHPEFGQSTGFDYTRTKNPTRSKAEEVLAAIESADYALATSSGMAAIVLAFSVFPVGSKVLAVRDLYGGSFRWFNQVEQEGRFHFTYANTEEELIAELEKDVDVLYIETPTNPLMLEFDIAKLAKLAHAKGAKVVVDNTFYSPIYQRPIEDGADIVLHSATKYLAGHNDVLAGVVVTNSLELYEQLFYNLNTTGAVLSPFDSYQLIRGLKTLPLRMERSTANAQEVVAFLKDSPAVKEVLYTGRGGMISFKVVNEKRIPHILNSLKVFSFAESLGGVESLITYPTTQTHADIPAEVRHSYGLTDDLLRLSIGIEDARDLIADLRQALEG from the coding sequence ATGAGCAAAGAACTACACATCAACACAATTTTGGCCCAGGCGGGAATCAAGTCAGATAAGGCAACAGGTGCCTTGGTGACTCCACTTCATTTTTCAACAACTTATCAGCATCCAGAGTTCGGTCAGTCTACGGGATTTGACTATACCCGTACTAAAAACCCAACTCGTAGTAAGGCGGAGGAAGTCTTGGCGGCAATCGAATCAGCAGACTATGCCCTAGCGACAAGCTCAGGTATGGCTGCGATTGTACTAGCTTTTAGTGTTTTTCCAGTAGGAAGTAAAGTCTTGGCTGTTCGTGATCTGTATGGGGGTTCTTTCCGTTGGTTTAACCAAGTCGAGCAGGAAGGCCGTTTCCATTTTACCTATGCCAATACAGAAGAAGAGCTGATCGCAGAGTTAGAGAAAGATGTGGATGTTCTCTATATTGAAACACCAACTAATCCCTTGATGTTGGAATTTGATATTGCCAAACTAGCCAAACTAGCTCATGCCAAGGGTGCCAAGGTAGTGGTGGACAATACCTTCTACAGTCCGATTTACCAACGTCCGATTGAAGATGGTGCGGATATCGTTCTTCATTCAGCCACCAAGTATCTAGCAGGGCACAATGATGTCTTGGCTGGGGTAGTTGTGACTAATAGTTTAGAACTATATGAGCAACTGTTCTACAATTTGAATACGACTGGTGCGGTCTTGTCACCATTTGATAGTTATCAGTTGATTCGTGGTCTTAAAACTCTACCTCTTCGTATGGAACGTTCTACAGCCAATGCCCAAGAAGTGGTTGCTTTTTTGAAGGATTCACCTGCTGTCAAGGAAGTGCTCTATACAGGACGTGGAGGCATGATTTCCTTTAAAGTAGTGAATGAAAAGCGTATTCCTCATATTTTAAATAGCTTGAAGGTCTTCTCTTTTGCGGAAAGTTTGGGTGGGGTAGAGAGTCTGATCACCTATCCGACAACTCAAACCCATGCGGATATTCCAGCAGAAGTGCGCCATTCCTATGGCTTAACAGATGACCTCTTGCGTTTATCCATTGGGATTGAGGATGCTAGAGATTTGATTGCGGACTTGCGCCAAGCTTTGGAAGGATAA